Proteins from one Prevotella sp. E2-28 genomic window:
- a CDS encoding twin-arginine translocase TatA/TatE family subunit produces the protein MTGLNTLLFLGLGAQELLLIALIVLLLFGGAKIPELMRGLGKGVKSFKDGMKEVDDEVKKDEK, from the coding sequence ATGACAGGACTTAACACACTCTTATTTCTCGGACTGGGCGCACAAGAACTGCTGCTCATAGCCCTGATAGTACTGCTTCTCTTCGGAGGTGCCAAGATTCCTGAACTGATGCGCGGCCTTGGCAAGGGCGTGAAGAGTTTCAAGGACGGCATGAAGGAAGTGGACGACGAGGTAAAGAAGGATGAAAAGTAA
- the tatC gene encoding twin-arginine translocase subunit TatC translates to MKSNSEPTTFWQHLDVLRWVILRSLIVAAVFAGAAFCLKDWLFAVVLAPRTSEFITFQWLGVEPFSIHLMNTGLTEQFMTHMRVAMYAGLLCAAPYIIYELFRFVSPGLYQNERRAAFWVVTTGYLMFMLGTALNYFLIFPLTVRFLGTYQVSPDVDNMLTLQSYTDTLVSMSLIMGVIFELPIVCAILGRLRLITSTLMSRYRRHAIVAILVIAAIITPTTDIFTLLVVSLPIWLLYEFSILVVKLVR, encoded by the coding sequence ATGAAAAGTAATAGTGAGCCAACCACTTTTTGGCAGCACCTCGACGTACTCCGATGGGTTATCCTGCGCTCGCTGATAGTGGCTGCCGTCTTCGCCGGTGCCGCCTTCTGCCTGAAGGATTGGCTTTTCGCCGTAGTGCTGGCTCCCCGCACCAGCGAATTCATCACCTTCCAGTGGCTGGGCGTAGAGCCTTTCAGTATTCATCTGATGAACACAGGACTCACCGAACAGTTCATGACCCACATGCGTGTGGCCATGTACGCAGGCTTGCTCTGTGCCGCTCCCTACATCATCTACGAACTGTTCCGTTTCGTCTCCCCCGGACTTTATCAGAACGAGCGCCGTGCTGCCTTCTGGGTGGTCACCACGGGCTATCTGATGTTCATGCTGGGCACCGCACTCAACTATTTCCTGATATTCCCCCTCACCGTGCGTTTCCTGGGCACCTATCAGGTCAGCCCCGATGTTGACAACATGCTCACCCTCCAGTCATATACTGACACGCTTGTCTCTATGAGCCTTATTATGGGGGTTATCTTCGAGCTTCCCATTGTCTGCGCCATCCTCGGCCGACTGCGTCTTATCACCTCTACCCTGATGAGTCGCTATCGCCGCCATGCTATTGTGGCCATCCTCGTCATTGCCGCCATCATCACTCCCACCACCGACATCTTCACCCTGCTCGTGGTCTCCTTGCCCATTTGGCTGCTTTATGAATTTAGTATCCTTGTAGTGAAACTGGTACGATAA
- a CDS encoding esterase-like activity of phytase family protein: MKKTIVLLFLLVLWSSGITALKPQRFHKVLPAGNYSGITALGNNRYAVVSDKSKEDGFFILYIKIDSIKGRITALENEGFQSCNLPNRDIEGICYRPSTNTVFISGEQDNEVYEYTLDGKRTGQRLEMPAIFKEAGHNYGLESLTYDRKRHLFYTTSERPLKGDSLLRIQSFGDNLRPERCYYYKPDEPISKKHFYGVAELCALEDGRLLVLERQIRVPKLRLGASTVIRIYEITPTDKPFLEKRLLKEFRTRLSLTSRKFANYEGLCEIPGNHLLLIADSQNRFKGFLSDWFLIIGI, from the coding sequence ATGAAAAAGACTATTGTATTACTCTTCTTGCTGGTATTGTGGTCTTCAGGCATAACGGCTCTGAAGCCACAACGATTTCACAAAGTACTGCCCGCCGGAAACTACAGTGGAATAACCGCTCTGGGCAATAACAGATATGCTGTGGTGAGCGATAAGTCGAAAGAAGATGGGTTCTTCATACTATATATCAAGATAGACAGTATCAAAGGTCGCATCACTGCATTAGAGAACGAGGGATTCCAATCCTGCAATCTGCCCAACAGAGATATAGAAGGCATCTGTTATCGTCCCTCAACAAATACTGTATTCATTTCTGGAGAACAGGATAATGAGGTATATGAATATACACTGGATGGGAAGCGGACGGGACAACGACTGGAGATGCCTGCAATTTTTAAGGAAGCTGGACATAACTACGGATTGGAATCACTGACCTATGACAGGAAACGTCACCTATTCTATACGACCAGTGAAAGACCTCTAAAGGGAGACTCTCTGCTTCGTATTCAGTCATTCGGAGATAACCTAAGACCTGAACGTTGTTACTATTATAAACCTGATGAACCTATTAGCAAAAAACATTTCTACGGGGTAGCAGAACTCTGCGCATTAGAGGACGGACGCCTTCTGGTTTTGGAACGTCAGATTCGTGTACCAAAACTAAGACTTGGTGCATCCACAGTTATTCGAATCTATGAGATTACGCCAACGGATAAGCCCTTCTTAGAAAAGAGATTACTCAAAGAGTTTCGTACCCGATTAAGCCTCACAAGCCGTAAGTTCGCAAATTACGAAGGACTCTGTGAGATACCGGGGAATCATTTGTTACTGATTGCAGATTCGCAGAACAGATTCAAAGGTTTTCTGAGCGACTGGTTCCTGATAATTGGAATTTGA
- a CDS encoding 4Fe-4S binding protein → MLRKIRIILGSVMFIGLTLLFLDFTGTLHHYLGWMAKVQALEAVLALNVGIIVGLAVLTLVFGRIYCSVICPLGVMQDVLGWLGKKAKKNRYTYSQEIKWLRYGMLVIFLVGCLMGVGAIIELLAPYSAFGRICTMLLQPLWMLGNNALASIAEHYESYAFYGVDVWMKSLPVFIIALLTLIILAILAWRNGRTYCNTICPVGTVLSFLARFSILKIHFNEDKCKNCSLCTKNCKAACIDFKNHKVDYSRCVVCGDCIKSCKFGALRYDNAKLHNKSTKNDSAVDASKRSFMIATALVSTAALAQEKKHVDGGLADIIEKKAPERKTPIVPPGARSLKNITQHCTGCQLCVSKCPNDVLRPSTNIMNLMQPVMSFEKGYCRPECTRCSEVCPAGAIKQIDKEEKSGIQIGHAVVYPDFCLSALGENECGNCARHCPVGAIEMMPTDPEDELSPSVPAVNENACIGCGACEHLCPVRPLSAIHVEGHEVHKMV, encoded by the coding sequence ATGCTCCGAAAAATCAGAATTATATTGGGCAGCGTGATGTTCATCGGACTGACGCTGCTATTTCTTGACTTCACAGGTACGCTACACCACTACTTGGGCTGGATGGCAAAGGTGCAGGCACTGGAGGCCGTATTGGCACTCAACGTAGGCATCATCGTAGGGCTCGCCGTGCTAACGCTCGTTTTCGGACGCATATACTGCTCCGTTATCTGTCCGCTGGGCGTGATGCAAGACGTGCTTGGATGGCTGGGCAAGAAAGCCAAGAAAAACAGATATACCTATTCCCAAGAAATAAAGTGGCTGAGATACGGAATGCTTGTCATCTTCCTTGTCGGATGCCTGATGGGCGTAGGTGCCATAATAGAGCTGCTGGCCCCCTACTCTGCCTTCGGTCGCATCTGCACCATGCTACTGCAACCCCTTTGGATGCTGGGTAATAATGCCTTGGCATCGATTGCCGAGCACTACGAGAGTTATGCCTTCTATGGTGTTGACGTATGGATGAAATCGCTGCCCGTATTCATCATCGCCCTGCTCACGTTGATCATCCTGGCCATCTTAGCATGGAGAAACGGTCGCACATATTGCAACACCATCTGCCCTGTAGGCACGGTGCTGTCGTTCCTGGCACGTTTCTCAATCCTGAAGATTCATTTCAATGAAGATAAGTGCAAAAACTGTTCGCTGTGCACGAAGAATTGCAAGGCCGCCTGCATAGATTTCAAGAACCACAAGGTGGACTACAGCCGTTGCGTGGTGTGTGGCGACTGCATCAAGAGTTGCAAGTTCGGCGCGCTGAGATATGATAACGCAAAATTGCATAACAAAAGTACGAAGAACGATTCTGCAGTCGACGCCAGCAAGCGCTCATTTATGATTGCCACTGCCCTTGTATCTACCGCTGCCTTAGCTCAAGAAAAGAAACACGTGGACGGTGGACTGGCCGACATCATCGAAAAGAAGGCTCCCGAGAGGAAGACACCAATAGTACCGCCAGGTGCCCGCTCGCTGAAGAATATAACCCAGCATTGCACGGGCTGTCAGCTCTGCGTATCGAAATGTCCTAACGACGTGTTACGCCCCAGCACGAATATCATGAACCTGATGCAGCCCGTCATGTCGTTCGAGAAAGGCTATTGCCGTCCTGAGTGTACACGCTGCTCGGAAGTATGTCCGGCAGGAGCCATCAAGCAGATAGACAAAGAAGAGAAATCAGGCATTCAGATTGGTCACGCTGTGGTTTATCCCGACTTCTGCCTCTCTGCTCTAGGCGAAAACGAATGTGGCAATTGTGCCCGTCATTGTCCTGTAGGCGCCATCGAGATGATGCCCACCGATCCAGAAGACGAGCTATCACCCTCTGTTCCCGCTGTCAACGAGAATGCGTGCATTGGTTGCGGCGCCTGCGAGCATCTGTGCCCCGTGCGTCCGCTGTCGGCCATTCACGTAGAAGGTCACGAGGTTCACAAGATGGTTTAG
- a CDS encoding aldo/keto reductase, whose product MDRRDFLKYMGLGSAAAIAACAGKKSDEGNAIGEPPVGQMTYRKNPKTGDKVSILGYGMMRLPQLPDSEEFDQEMINQQVDYAIEHGVNYFDTSPVYCRGLSERCTGIALSRHKREEYLVATKLSNFGDASREGSMQMYQNSFKELQVDYIDYYLLHAIGGSMEEFRKRYVDNGMLDFLMQERETGRVRNLGFSFHGQKEVFDKVLAMVDTYQWDFVQIELNYLDWNYANEINSFNVDASHLYTELHKRNIPAVIMEPLLGGRLVKDLPQYAINELKQRDPQRSIASWAFRYAGTPEGVLTVLSGMTFMEHLKDNLISYCPLEPLTEEEQRFLDTEIAQQMMEMGTIPCNNCQYCMPCPYGIDIPGIFVHYNKWVVEKNLPEDKGDENYRRNRRNYLISLDRAIPKDRQPDHCIMCNHCIEVKTCPQKIRIPIELKKIADLMEQLKRDE is encoded by the coding sequence ATGGATAGAAGAGATTTCCTAAAATATATGGGACTGGGCTCTGCCGCTGCCATTGCAGCCTGTGCCGGCAAGAAAAGCGACGAGGGAAACGCCATTGGCGAGCCCCCTGTAGGACAGATGACCTACCGTAAGAATCCAAAGACTGGCGACAAAGTTTCTATCTTGGGCTATGGCATGATGCGCCTGCCACAGTTGCCCGACTCTGAGGAGTTCGATCAAGAGATGATAAACCAGCAGGTGGATTATGCCATCGAGCATGGTGTAAACTATTTCGACACATCGCCCGTTTACTGTCGCGGTCTGTCGGAGCGCTGCACGGGTATCGCCCTGAGTCGCCACAAGCGCGAGGAATATCTTGTAGCCACGAAGCTATCAAACTTCGGCGACGCTTCGCGCGAGGGTTCCATGCAGATGTATCAGAACTCGTTCAAGGAGCTTCAGGTAGATTATATTGACTACTACCTGCTGCATGCCATCGGAGGCAGTATGGAGGAGTTTCGCAAGCGCTATGTGGACAACGGTATGCTGGATTTCCTAATGCAGGAGCGCGAGACTGGTCGTGTTCGCAACCTCGGCTTCTCGTTCCACGGACAAAAGGAAGTATTCGACAAGGTATTGGCAATGGTAGATACCTATCAATGGGACTTCGTACAGATAGAATTGAACTATCTGGACTGGAACTATGCCAACGAAATTAACAGTTTCAATGTAGATGCCTCGCACCTCTACACAGAACTGCATAAACGCAACATCCCCGCAGTTATCATGGAACCCCTGCTAGGAGGCCGACTGGTAAAGGATCTGCCGCAATATGCCATCAACGAATTGAAACAGCGCGACCCGCAGAGATCTATCGCCTCTTGGGCATTCCGCTATGCAGGCACCCCAGAGGGCGTGCTCACTGTGCTGAGTGGCATGACCTTCATGGAGCACCTAAAGGACAACCTCATATCATATTGTCCTTTAGAGCCCCTGACGGAAGAAGAACAGCGTTTCCTAGACACCGAGATAGCCCAGCAGATGATGGAAATGGGCACTATCCCCTGCAACAACTGCCAGTATTGTATGCCTTGTCCCTATGGCATTGATATTCCTGGCATCTTCGTACACTACAACAAATGGGTGGTAGAGAAGAATCTGCCTGAGGACAAGGGCGACGAGAACTATCGCAGGAATCGCCGCAACTACCTCATCAGCTTGGACCGTGCCATCCCCAAGGATCGTCAACCCGATCATTGCATCATGTGCAACCATTGCATTGAGGTGAAGACTTGTCCACAGAAAATACGTATTCCTATAGAGCTGAAGAAGATAGCAGACCTGATGGAACAACTGAAAAGAGACGAATGA
- a CDS encoding YjjG family noncanonical pyrimidine nucleotidase, whose amino-acid sequence MKQYTDIFIDFDDTLYDTHGNAVIALAETYEHFNLSRYFADPKVFYDDYWRTNIDLWGRYSKGEITRDYLIVERFRHPLCVSEELRVKCEESASEFRDYCLQVSDVFLDYCSNKPGVIEGAHELMDYLKQKGYRIHMCSNGFHEVQYKKLKACGLKDHFDTVILSEDAGVNKPSPLFFEYALKQSNAKKETTIMIGDNFQTDILGAKHAGLDTIYFKRWKDSPATEPVTCEVETLKEIINIL is encoded by the coding sequence ATGAAACAATATACTGACATATTTATAGATTTTGACGACACACTATATGATACCCACGGCAATGCTGTGATAGCACTCGCTGAGACGTATGAGCACTTCAACCTGAGTCGGTATTTCGCCGACCCAAAGGTGTTTTATGACGATTACTGGCGTACAAATATTGATTTATGGGGACGCTACTCCAAAGGAGAGATTACACGCGACTATCTTATCGTTGAGCGTTTCCGCCATCCGCTATGTGTAAGTGAAGAGTTAAGAGTGAAATGTGAAGAATCTGCTTCTGAATTTCGAGACTATTGTCTGCAGGTGAGTGATGTGTTCCTTGATTACTGCTCTAATAAACCAGGAGTCATAGAAGGTGCTCATGAACTGATGGATTATCTGAAACAAAAAGGGTACCGCATCCATATGTGCAGCAACGGGTTTCATGAAGTGCAATATAAGAAACTGAAGGCTTGCGGACTGAAAGACCACTTCGACACGGTGATTCTGAGCGAGGATGCTGGGGTGAATAAGCCCTCACCCCTATTCTTTGAATACGCATTGAAGCAGTCTAATGCCAAGAAAGAAACCACTATCATGATTGGTGATAATTTCCAGACGGATATCCTGGGAGCTAAACACGCAGGATTGGACACTATCTATTTTAAAAGATGGAAAGACTCACCTGCCACAGAGCCCGTAACTTGTGAAGTCGAGACATTGAAAGAGATTATAAATATCCTATAA
- the serB gene encoding phosphoserine phosphatase SerB, whose product MEQTNKEEQILVRITGQDRPGLTAAVMAILAKYDAQILDIGQADIHSTLSLGILIRMDEMKSGLAMKELLFKATELGVNIGFAPISDDEYEEWVGHQGKNRYILMVMGRQLEAKQIEAATRIIADQGFNIDAIRRMTGRKSIKNPAKHIRACIEFSLRGEPLNRQEMQAKFMKLSQQMEIDFSFQKDDMFRRMRRLICFDMDSTLIQTECIDELAERAGVGAEVRAITESAMRGEIDFKESFTRRVSLLKGLDVSVMQDIAEHLPITEGADRLMSILKTCGYKIAILSGGFTYFGEYLQKKYGIDYVYANELEVDENGKLTGRYVGEIVDGHRKAELLKLIAQVEKVNLAQTIAVGDGANDLPMISEAGLGIAFHAKPRVVANAKQSINTIGLDGVLYFLGFKDSYLGDQGKL is encoded by the coding sequence ATGGAACAGACAAACAAAGAAGAACAAATATTGGTACGCATCACGGGGCAGGACCGTCCAGGACTGACTGCTGCAGTGATGGCAATCCTTGCAAAATACGACGCACAGATTCTGGATATCGGACAGGCCGACATCCACTCCACCCTTTCGCTAGGCATCCTGATCCGCATGGATGAGATGAAGTCGGGTTTAGCCATGAAGGAACTGCTGTTCAAGGCCACCGAACTGGGTGTGAATATTGGTTTCGCCCCCATCAGCGATGACGAGTACGAGGAATGGGTAGGTCATCAAGGTAAGAACCGCTATATTCTGATGGTAATGGGAAGACAGCTGGAAGCCAAACAAATTGAGGCTGCCACACGCATCATTGCAGACCAAGGTTTTAATATTGATGCCATCCGTCGTATGACTGGACGCAAAAGTATCAAGAATCCAGCTAAGCATATCCGAGCCTGCATAGAATTCTCATTAAGAGGTGAGCCTTTGAACCGTCAGGAGATGCAAGCAAAATTCATGAAGCTGTCGCAACAGATGGAAATTGACTTCTCGTTCCAGAAAGACGATATGTTCCGCAGAATGCGCCGCCTTATCTGCTTCGATATGGACTCTACGCTCATTCAGACGGAGTGTATCGACGAACTGGCAGAGCGCGCAGGCGTAGGCGCAGAGGTAAGAGCTATCACCGAGAGCGCTATGCGTGGCGAGATAGACTTCAAAGAAAGCTTTACCCGCAGGGTTTCGCTGCTGAAGGGACTGGACGTAAGCGTGATGCAGGATATTGCCGAGCACCTGCCCATTACCGAGGGTGCCGACCGACTAATGTCTATTCTGAAAACCTGTGGTTATAAGATAGCAATCCTAAGTGGTGGATTCACCTATTTTGGTGAATACCTGCAGAAGAAATACGGCATTGACTATGTATATGCCAATGAGTTGGAGGTTGACGAAAACGGAAAGCTGACAGGACGCTATGTGGGCGAGATTGTGGATGGACATCGTAAGGCTGAACTCTTAAAACTCATCGCACAGGTAGAGAAGGTGAATCTGGCACAGACCATTGCCGTGGGCGATGGTGCCAACGACCTGCCGATGATATCGGAAGCCGGACTGGGTATAGCTTTCCACGCAAAACCACGTGTGGTAGCCAATGCAAAACAAAGTATCAACACCATTGGACTAGACGGCGTGCTCTATTTCCTTGGGTTCAAGGATTCTTATCTGGGTGATCAAGGAAAACTATAG
- a CDS encoding outer membrane beta-barrel protein, with protein sequence MRYFVLGITLWMMALGCYAQTDSTKVKKKKERTIELSGEVYDSFTKAKVKALMTLMRSDSTFVDTMTCWTWGTSSYYEFKVPAQNADYIIKASAEGYNDTTMNYKLRHIARNSWFELPRILMKKKQRGDDEIYKEVGLNGVVVTGTKVKLAYRGDTLVYNASAFNLPEGSMLDGLIRQMPGAELKDNGDIYINGKKVDYLTLNGKDFFKGQNKVMLDNLPYYTVKELKVFDKSTKQSELLGHDVEKKDYVMDVQLKREYNRGLMGNVEGGYGTDERYMGRLFGLYYDDHSRVSVFANSNNVNETHRPGAEGEWTPSNTPQGLRSTKQTGLHIETEDADKNWETNLDAVFAWDDADNMSRTSSERFATGGNILGGSESWNKQKDFRFHVYDYFQVKKPVTLWGNIYAAYTNGHRTNGSQDSTYRESLINHTMNDGLTRYRTLDLNGSIGFQHKFVWGDYMTGGLSGSYTRQKPSDSWTINRTYYTQADSTDLRHNYADTHGDSYNYKARFGYYLQFLNRWFVGAEANYAQSLNNSNNLRYRLDRLAEDKHQTEWLPSTHPELMNVMDLNNCDEQQLLTRTMTTSLEIMHASDDEYFSFTLPIKNPHERLYYNDFAGLDTIARRSYVEIAPSINWSRWGKKNGLNSLSYSINMSRPSLADLMPVDDTTNPLITTINNPDLKPTLTHNVNIGFQFNNDSIRRFIRVWSNASLTQHSIGTRTIYDTTTGVYTYMQDNINGNWNWNLGTSYEQPLDSAKRLTLQQRFSVDYLHSVDFDVVYESYKPFEEYDFLKSTVHNWTLNEHLGLEYQKGKLTVGISGEINWRRSTSHRANFENISAFDYNYGGLLRYTIPCVELSIATDIRMYSRRGYQSEMMNTDDLVWNAELARSLFNEKLTLKLTAFDLLHQLSNKQYSVNAQGCTETWNNCIPRYVMLSVVYKFNKQPKK encoded by the coding sequence ATGAGGTATTTTGTTTTGGGGATAACACTTTGGATGATGGCGCTGGGATGCTATGCCCAGACCGATTCCACCAAAGTAAAGAAGAAAAAAGAGCGCACCATAGAGCTGTCGGGCGAGGTTTACGACTCATTTACGAAAGCAAAGGTGAAAGCGCTCATGACGCTGATGCGCTCGGACTCTACGTTTGTGGACACTATGACCTGTTGGACATGGGGCACGTCATCGTATTATGAGTTTAAGGTGCCGGCCCAGAACGCCGACTATATCATCAAAGCCTCAGCTGAAGGGTATAACGATACCACGATGAACTATAAGTTGCGCCATATAGCCCGCAACTCATGGTTTGAGCTGCCTCGCATCCTCATGAAGAAGAAGCAGCGTGGCGACGATGAGATTTATAAGGAGGTGGGACTTAATGGCGTTGTCGTCACAGGTACCAAGGTAAAACTGGCCTATCGTGGCGATACACTCGTCTATAATGCCTCGGCCTTTAACCTGCCTGAAGGCTCGATGCTCGACGGTCTGATTCGTCAGATGCCTGGCGCAGAACTCAAGGACAACGGCGATATCTACATCAACGGCAAAAAAGTGGACTATCTCACGCTGAACGGCAAGGATTTCTTCAAGGGGCAGAACAAGGTAATGCTCGACAACCTGCCCTACTACACCGTGAAGGAATTGAAGGTTTTCGACAAGAGCACCAAACAGAGTGAACTCCTGGGCCATGACGTAGAGAAGAAGGATTACGTGATGGATGTGCAACTGAAACGTGAGTACAACCGCGGTCTGATGGGTAACGTAGAGGGCGGATACGGTACTGACGAGCGTTATATGGGTCGGCTTTTCGGTCTCTACTATGATGACCACTCACGTGTTAGCGTCTTTGCCAATTCCAACAACGTGAATGAAACCCATAGGCCTGGCGCAGAAGGTGAATGGACACCTAGCAACACCCCACAGGGTCTAAGGTCAACGAAACAGACAGGCTTGCACATTGAAACAGAAGACGCTGACAAAAACTGGGAGACCAATCTTGATGCTGTTTTCGCTTGGGATGATGCCGATAATATGAGCCGTACCTCCAGCGAACGTTTTGCCACAGGCGGAAATATCCTTGGAGGCTCAGAGTCATGGAACAAGCAAAAGGATTTCCGCTTCCATGTTTATGACTATTTCCAAGTAAAGAAGCCCGTCACATTATGGGGCAATATCTATGCCGCCTATACCAACGGCCATCGCACCAACGGCAGTCAGGACTCTACCTATCGCGAGAGCCTCATTAACCACACAATGAACGACGGACTGACCCGCTACCGCACACTGGACTTAAACGGCAGCATCGGATTCCAGCACAAATTTGTCTGGGGCGACTATATGACGGGAGGTCTTTCAGGTAGCTATACACGCCAGAAACCAAGCGACAGTTGGACCATCAACCGTACCTACTATACCCAAGCAGACTCAACCGACCTGCGTCATAACTATGCCGATACACATGGCGACAGTTATAACTACAAAGCGCGATTCGGCTATTACCTGCAATTTCTCAACAGGTGGTTTGTTGGTGCTGAGGCCAACTATGCTCAGTCGCTCAACAACAGTAACAATCTGCGCTATCGTCTGGATCGTCTGGCAGAAGATAAACATCAGACGGAATGGCTACCCTCTACCCATCCGGAACTGATGAACGTGATGGACCTTAACAACTGCGACGAACAGCAGTTACTGACGCGTACTATGACTACATCATTAGAAATTATGCACGCTAGCGATGATGAGTATTTCTCATTCACACTCCCTATAAAGAATCCACACGAACGACTCTATTATAACGATTTTGCAGGACTCGACACCATTGCCCGTCGTAGTTACGTGGAAATAGCGCCAAGCATCAACTGGTCGCGCTGGGGCAAGAAGAATGGTCTCAACAGCTTAAGCTACAGCATAAACATGAGCAGACCATCATTGGCAGACCTGATGCCCGTTGATGATACCACCAACCCACTGATCACCACTATTAACAACCCAGATCTGAAGCCCACGCTGACGCATAACGTGAATATAGGTTTTCAGTTTAATAATGACTCCATCCGCCGTTTCATCCGTGTTTGGAGTAATGCTTCGCTGACTCAGCACTCTATTGGCACACGCACCATCTACGACACCACGACGGGTGTCTATACCTATATGCAGGATAATATCAACGGTAACTGGAATTGGAACCTCGGCACTAGCTATGAGCAGCCACTTGACAGCGCAAAACGCCTCACCCTGCAACAGCGTTTCAGTGTGGATTATCTCCATTCTGTGGATTTCGATGTGGTCTATGAATCCTATAAGCCCTTTGAGGAATATGACTTTCTGAAGAGCACTGTTCACAACTGGACCCTAAACGAGCACTTAGGTTTGGAATATCAAAAGGGCAAGCTCACCGTTGGCATCAGCGGCGAGATAAACTGGCGCCGTTCTACCAGCCATCGTGCCAACTTCGAGAATATCTCTGCATTCGACTATAACTATGGTGGACTACTGCGCTACACTATCCCCTGTGTCGAACTGAGCATCGCCACTGATATCCGCATGTATAGTCGCAGGGGCTATCAGAGTGAGATGATGAATACTGACGACCTAGTATGGAATGCAGAATTAGCACGCTCGCTATTTAACGAAAAACTCACACTGAAACTCACCGCCTTCGACCTGCTTCATCAACTCTCCAACAAGCAATACAGTGTCAATGCGCAAGGCTGCACAGAAACTTGGAACAACTGTATTCCCCGCTACGTGATGCTATCCGTTGTCTATAAATTCAATAAGCAACCAAAGAAATAA